Genomic DNA from Geitlerinema sp. PCC 9228:
AAAAGTTAACGAAGTGGTAGACAACCAAATGAAAGTCGCCCAGGAAATTGCGGGGTTATTGGGGGAAACCACCGCCGAAACCAAAGTTAGCCTGCTGAAAATCATTGAAATGGTCGAACATTCCTAACAGGTTTTATGACTTCTACCGCAAAAAATTCGATTCAAGAAACGGAAAAGCACCTAAAAGAAGATAATTTCTTCGATATTTACGATTTAAGTTTAAACAAATACGGTGAAGAGCTTTGTGGTGACAAGGTTAAATATGTAAAAACAGAAAAAACTATCACCATCGTCCTTTCCGATGGCTTGGGCAGTGGGGTCAAAGCTAACATTCTCGCCAGCTTGACCACAGAAATTTTGATTAACATGCTCAATGCTGAGGTGCCGTTGGAAGAAGTAATTCGTACGGTCATTGGGACGCTTCCGATTTGTCAGGTCCGCAAAATCGCCTATGCGACGTTTACAGTTATTCAAATTAACAACGAGACCAATCAGTTTAAAGTTATAAATTTTGATAACCCATCGGTTTTCTATTTTCGTAAGGGGAAACCGGTAGAGCTAGATACCAAAACGGAGAAAATTTTAGATAGAAAAGTGAAAATTGCTGAAGGTTTTATTGGGCGGGGCGATTTTTTGGCGGCTAGCAGCGATGGCGTAATTTACGCTGGCTTGGGAGGAACGATGAATTTTGGTTGGGGATGGGGAAATATTGCTGCCTATATCGAACGACAACTAACCCAGCAGCAAGCTCACACGGCAAAAACTATCGTGCGCAGCGTGATGCAGGAGACCTATTCCCTATATCAGGGTCACATTGGCGACGATGCTTCCCTGGTGGGAGTTTACGTTAGGCAGCGCAATCCGTTGATGGTGTTTACAGGGCCGCCTTTGGATAAAGACCAAGACCGCCAGTATGTGGAACGGCTGCTGAATTTCCCCGGTCAAAAAATAATTTGTGGGGGAACTACAGGGAATATTGTGGCGAAATACATGGGAGAAACGGTGGAGATGGATATTTCGACGTTGCGCAAGGAGTTGCCTCCCATTGGTAAGCTGCCGCAAATCGATTTGGTGACGGAGGGGATTTTAACCATTTCCAAGGCGATGGAATTGTTGCGCCAGTCGAACTGCGATGTTTCTCGGCTGCCGAACGATCGAAATGGGGCGGTTTTACTGGCGACGAAGATTTTGGAGGCGGATTCGATTTTGTTTTTGGTGGGGCAACAGATTAACGAATTCTATCAAAATCCTCTTTTGCCTAAGAATATTTCAATTCGTCGCAGTTTGGTGGAAGAGTTGGTATCCTTGTTGCGTTCCAGGCAGAAGGAAGTGTCGGTTGAGTATTGCTAGGTAGATGGCACAGCCAGACAAAATTTTGGTGGTGGGGTATGGCAATTCTTTGCGCAGCGACGATGGGGCGGCGCATGCGGTGGTTTCTCGGTTGCAGCAGCAAGAGCTGCCCCAGGTGCAAGTTTTGTCGGTACACCAACTGACCCCGGAATTGGCAGAAACGCTGTCGCAGGTGCAGCGGGCAATTTTTGTGGATGTATATATGGCCCATGGAGAAACTCAGTTACGGGTGGAACCCCTCCCCAGTCAAGAGCAGCTGGCAAGGGAGGCCCGCTGGAAGTGGATCCATCAAGCCACGCCGCGATCGCTTTTAGCCCTGACCCAATTTGTCTATGGTAGCACGCCCGAAGCTTGGTGGGTTTTGATTCCTGCGGTGAATTTGGCGTTAGGGGAGACGACTTCGGCAACCGCGCAAGCCGGCATTGATGCGGCGACAGCATATATTCTCCAGCAAATCCATCAGTGGCAAAGGGATAGCTAATGAGCGATCGCAGCTG
This window encodes:
- a CDS encoding SpoIIE family protein phosphatase, coding for MTSTAKNSIQETEKHLKEDNFFDIYDLSLNKYGEELCGDKVKYVKTEKTITIVLSDGLGSGVKANILASLTTEILINMLNAEVPLEEVIRTVIGTLPICQVRKIAYATFTVIQINNETNQFKVINFDNPSVFYFRKGKPVELDTKTEKILDRKVKIAEGFIGRGDFLAASSDGVIYAGLGGTMNFGWGWGNIAAYIERQLTQQQAHTAKTIVRSVMQETYSLYQGHIGDDASLVGVYVRQRNPLMVFTGPPLDKDQDRQYVERLLNFPGQKIICGGTTGNIVAKYMGETVEMDISTLRKELPPIGKLPQIDLVTEGILTISKAMELLRQSNCDVSRLPNDRNGAVLLATKILEADSILFLVGQQINEFYQNPLLPKNISIRRSLVEELVSLLRSRQKEVSVEYC
- a CDS encoding hydrogenase maturation protease, which codes for MAQPDKILVVGYGNSLRSDDGAAHAVVSRLQQQELPQVQVLSVHQLTPELAETLSQVQRAIFVDVYMAHGETQLRVEPLPSQEQLAREARWKWIHQATPRSLLALTQFVYGSTPEAWWVLIPAVNLALGETTSATAQAGIDAATAYILQQIHQWQRDS